A window of Enterobacter ludwigii genomic DNA:
CAGCACAATAACGGTGTTGGTGCCTTTCGGGTAGTAATACAGACGCATTTCCGCGCTGTTAATGACGATACCTTCGTGAACGGTATCCGGCAGGATCAGCTGCTGTGGAATATTCAGCACGGTACCCGCTTTCGGCAGATACGGGTCAACGCCCGGGTTCGCTTCCAGCATGTTAGACAGGCCCAGCTGGTACTGTGCAGCGAAATACTCCAGTGGCTGAGAGTTACCTTCTGGTACCGTCACCACCTGGTTCTGGCCTACCAGACGGCTACCGTCTGTTGGCAGGGGATACGTCACCGCAGACGCGGTCTTACAAAAACCTACTACGGCTAACGCCGCCGCAAAAAGCGTTGTTAATTTCATGTTCATGTTGTGCGAGGTATCTAAGCCATTCTGGCGATGAGTTGATAAGTCTGAATCTGTGATGGGAGCGCATTATATGTGCATTCCCGCTAACAGGGAATTCAGATGTGTACGAAATCACACTTTTTTCGATTTTGTTAAAGTTTAGTGGATTGCGGCAACGCGGGATCTCAATTCGGAATTGTGGCATAATGCCGTGTTTATCACACTTTTCGCAGGAATCTCTCCGTGTTAGTTACCAGCAACGTCACTATGCAGTTTGGCAGTAAGCCGCTGTTCGAAAACATTTCCGTCAAATTTGGCGGCGGCAACCGTTACGGCCTGATTGGTGCCAACGGTAGCGGTAAATCCACCTTTATGAAGATCCTCGGCGGTGACCTGGAGCCGACGCTCGGCAACGTATCGCTCGATCCCAACGAGCGTATCGGTAAGCTGCGTCAGGATCAGTTCGCCTTCGAAGAATTCACCGTGCTCGACACGGTGATCATGGGACACGCGGAGCTGTGGGAAGTAAAACAAGAGCGCGATCGTATTTACGCGCTGGCCGAGATGAGCGAAGAAGACGGCTATAAAGTGGCCGAACTGGAAACGCAATACGGTGAGATGGACGGTTATTCTGCGGAAGCGCGTGCAGGTGAACTGCTGCTGGGCGTTGGCATTCCGGTAGAACAACACTACGGCCCGATGAGCGAAGTCGCGCCAGGCTGGAAACTGCGTGTGCTGCTGGCGCAGGCCCTGTTCTCCAACCCGGACATCCTGTTGCTCGATGAACCGACGAACAACCTGGACATCGATACCATCCGCTGGCTTGAGCAGACGCTGAACGATCGCGACAGCACCATGATCATCATTTCGCACGACCGTCACTTCCTGAATATGGTGTGTACGCACATGGCGGATCTGGATTACGGCGAGCTGCGCGTTTATCCGGGCAACTACGATGAGTACATGACGGCTGCAACCCAGGCGCGTGAACGTCTGCTGGCCGATAACGCCAAGAAGAAAGCGCAAATTGCTGACCTGCAGTCCTTCGTCAGCCGCTTTAGCGCTAACGCCTCTAAATCCCGTCAGGCGACCTCGCGTGCGCGCCAGATCGATAAAATCAAGCTGGAAGAAGTCAAAGCGTCCAGCCGTCAGAACCCGTTCATTCGTTTCGAGCAGGATAAGAAACTGTTCCGTAACGCACTGGAAGTGGAAGCCCTTACTAAAGGTTTCGATGAAGGTCCGCTGTTCAAAAACTTCAATTTACTGCTGGAAGTGGGTGAGAAGATTGCCATCCTCGGTGCCAACGGCGTGGGTAAATCCACCATGCTCAAAACCCTGGTCGGCGAACTGCAGCCGGACAATGGCACCGTGAAGTGGTCTGAAAACGCGCAGATTGGTTATTACGCGCAGGATCACGAATACGAGTTCGAAAACGACCTGACCGTCTTTGACTGGATGAGCCAGTGGAAGCAGGAAGGCGACGACGAGCAGGCGGTACGCAGTATTCTGGGCCGTCTGCTGTTCAGCCAGGACGACATCAAAAAACCAGCCAAAGTGCTCTCCGGTGGTGAGAAGGGGCGTATGCTGTTTGGCAAGCTCA
This region includes:
- a CDS encoding ABC-F family ATPase, with the translated sequence MLVTSNVTMQFGSKPLFENISVKFGGGNRYGLIGANGSGKSTFMKILGGDLEPTLGNVSLDPNERIGKLRQDQFAFEEFTVLDTVIMGHAELWEVKQERDRIYALAEMSEEDGYKVAELETQYGEMDGYSAEARAGELLLGVGIPVEQHYGPMSEVAPGWKLRVLLAQALFSNPDILLLDEPTNNLDIDTIRWLEQTLNDRDSTMIIISHDRHFLNMVCTHMADLDYGELRVYPGNYDEYMTAATQARERLLADNAKKKAQIADLQSFVSRFSANASKSRQATSRARQIDKIKLEEVKASSRQNPFIRFEQDKKLFRNALEVEALTKGFDEGPLFKNFNLLLEVGEKIAILGANGVGKSTMLKTLVGELQPDNGTVKWSENAQIGYYAQDHEYEFENDLTVFDWMSQWKQEGDDEQAVRSILGRLLFSQDDIKKPAKVLSGGEKGRMLFGKLMMEKPNILVMDEPTNHLDMESIESLNMALEMYQGTLIFVSHDREFVSSLATRVIEITPERVVDFTGNYEDYLRSKGIEN